A single genomic interval of Celeribacter indicus harbors:
- a CDS encoding carboxypeptidase M32: MAHFDDLMAYDRETQALAAIMGRLSWDQETVMPRGAAEQRGEEMAALEAVLHARRVDPRLGDWIAAIDEASLDDFGRAYMRHIRRDYARNTKVPARLAAEIARVTSVAQGIWAEARARDDFAHFAPTFEEVVRLRREEAAALREGTDHADLWDALHQDYEPGSSGAALEAMFGALRPRLVALRDRILGAEAPKALSGSFDEDRQMALTEGLAGVFGYDFSRGRIDKAVHPFSSGSGLDVRITTRTNPEDPLNSIYSTIHETGHACYEQNISPDYLLSPLGAGVSMGVHESQSRIYENQLGRSRAFTEYLYGQMRETFGDFGIDSAEAFFAAVNRVTPGFIRTEADEVQYNLHVLMRFDLEREIVNGTLEIRDLPEAWDARFAADFGVTVDRISNGCLQDVHWPVGLFGYFPTYSLGNVYAGCLHKALRADVPDLDAQLSRGDTTGATGWLRDNLQQYGGLRAPRETVVHACGFEPSELPLLDYLEEKFGAIYGV; the protein is encoded by the coding sequence ATGGCACATTTCGACGATCTGATGGCCTATGACCGGGAGACGCAGGCGCTCGCGGCGATCATGGGGCGGCTGTCCTGGGACCAGGAGACGGTGATGCCGCGCGGTGCGGCCGAGCAGCGCGGCGAGGAGATGGCCGCGCTCGAGGCGGTGCTCCACGCCCGCCGGGTCGATCCGCGGCTGGGCGACTGGATCGCGGCGATCGACGAGGCGTCGCTCGACGATTTCGGGCGCGCCTACATGCGCCACATCCGCCGCGACTACGCGCGCAACACGAAGGTGCCCGCCCGGCTCGCCGCGGAGATCGCGCGCGTCACCTCGGTCGCGCAGGGGATCTGGGCGGAGGCCCGCGCCCGCGATGATTTCGCCCATTTCGCCCCCACCTTCGAGGAGGTCGTGCGCCTGCGCCGGGAGGAGGCGGCGGCGCTCAGGGAGGGGACGGATCATGCCGATCTCTGGGACGCGCTGCATCAGGATTACGAGCCGGGCTCCTCCGGCGCGGCGCTCGAGGCGATGTTCGGCGCGCTGCGCCCGCGTCTCGTGGCGCTCCGCGACCGCATCCTCGGCGCGGAGGCACCGAAGGCGCTGTCCGGCAGCTTCGACGAGGACCGGCAGATGGCGCTGACCGAAGGGCTCGCGGGCGTCTTCGGCTACGATTTCTCCCGCGGGCGGATCGACAAGGCGGTGCATCCCTTCTCCTCCGGCTCGGGCCTCGATGTGCGCATCACGACGCGGACCAATCCCGAAGACCCGCTCAACTCGATCTATTCCACGATCCACGAGACCGGGCATGCCTGTTACGAACAGAACATCTCGCCCGACTACCTGCTTTCGCCGCTGGGCGCGGGCGTCTCCATGGGGGTGCATGAAAGCCAGTCGCGGATCTACGAGAACCAGCTCGGCCGGTCGCGCGCCTTCACCGAATATCTCTACGGCCAGATGCGCGAGACCTTCGGCGACTTCGGCATCGACAGCGCGGAGGCGTTCTTTGCCGCCGTCAACCGCGTCACCCCCGGTTTCATCCGCACCGAGGCCGACGAGGTGCAGTATAACCTGCATGTCCTCATGCGCTTCGATCTGGAACGCGAGATCGTCAACGGAACGCTCGAGATCCGCGACCTGCCGGAGGCGTGGGACGCGCGGTTCGCGGCGGATTTCGGCGTGACGGTGGACCGGATCTCCAACGGGTGCCTTCAGGACGTGCACTGGCCGGTGGGGCTCTTCGGCTATTTCCCGACCTACAGCCTCGGCAATGTCTATGCCGGATGCCTTCACAAGGCGCTGCGGGCGGATGTGCCCGATCTCGACGCGCAGCTGTCGCGCGGCGACACGACGGGCGCGACCGGCTGGCTCAGGGACAACCTCCAGCAGTACGGCGGGCTGCGCGCGCCGCGCGAGACCGTCGTGCACGCCTGCGGCTTCGAACCCTCGGAACTCCCGCTCCTCGACTATCTCGAGGAGAAATTCGGCGCGATCTACGGGGTCTGA
- a CDS encoding ABC transporter permease: MAELTADRVWMRQRPAWLLPNMWWLVVPAILFIVLFFLIPVLSLFASSFDEASPGVLTFQGRLSWDNYERIFTRPLYYTAIFRSVWIGMAVSLICLVVGYPLAFVIARSMRPGVVTLLTILVLASMQLDMVIRLYGMMVLMGDRGLINSGLLALGLISEPLPLMYNAFGVILGLVQVTLPYMILSLIGTIRSIDPALEEAARSLGSSRWHVMRTITWPLSLPGVYAGTLLVFALAISSYVVPALMGGWKVITLPIHIYQQIAEVGRWQFGAAVAVVLFLTSLFAMALYILALRRNAGGRV, encoded by the coding sequence ATGGCGGAATTGACGGCGGATCGGGTGTGGATGCGTCAGCGGCCGGCGTGGTTGCTGCCGAACATGTGGTGGCTGGTGGTGCCCGCGATCCTTTTCATCGTACTGTTCTTCCTGATACCGGTCCTGTCGCTCTTCGCATCGAGCTTTGACGAGGCCTCGCCCGGCGTCCTCACCTTTCAGGGACGGCTGAGTTGGGATAATTACGAGCGGATCTTCACCCGCCCGCTCTATTACACCGCGATCTTTCGGTCGGTCTGGATCGGGATGGCGGTGTCCCTGATCTGTCTGGTGGTCGGTTACCCGCTCGCCTTCGTCATCGCCCGAAGCATGCGGCCCGGCGTCGTGACGCTGCTGACCATCCTGGTGCTTGCCTCGATGCAACTCGATATGGTGATCCGGCTCTATGGCATGATGGTGTTGATGGGCGACCGGGGGCTGATCAACTCGGGCCTTTTGGCGCTGGGGCTGATATCGGAGCCATTGCCGCTGATGTACAATGCCTTCGGGGTGATCCTGGGGCTGGTACAGGTGACCTTGCCTTATATGATCTTGTCTCTGATCGGCACGATCAGGTCGATCGACCCGGCGCTCGAGGAGGCTGCACGCAGCCTCGGCTCTTCCCGCTGGCATGTGATGCGCACGATCACCTGGCCGCTGTCGCTGCCCGGCGTCTATGCGGGAACGCTGCTGGTCTTCGCGCTGGCGATCTCGTCCTACGTGGTGCCCGCGCTGATGGGGGGCTGGAAGGTCATCACCCTGCCGATCCACATCTATCAGCAGATCGCGGAGGTCGGGCGCTGGCAGTTCGGCGCGGCGGTGGCGGTTGTCCTGTTCCTGACATCGCTGTTCGCCATGGCGCTTTACATCCTCGCGCTGCGCCGCAATGCCGGAGGTCGCGTGTGA
- the ctaA gene encoding heme A synthase: MAQKRSIFEEVTTDEKPAAAPRGGLIEKGRGGARRGIRLWLLVIFALVMAMIAVGGLTRLTDSGLSITEWKPVTGAIPPMDEAAWQSEFEKYQQIPEYQIQNAGMTLSEFKSIYWWEWGHRQLGRVIGLVWAVGYAGFALARRVPAGWHRRLILIGALGGLQGAIGWWMVSSGLEGERLDVASYRLATHLGLAFVILGFIAWYVFLLGRSEPELMQARRARDGKLFGMSTGMLHLAFLQILLGALVAGIDAGRGYTDWPLMGGQVLPPDPFDLAPVWRNFFENPALVQFIHRCVGYLLFAYGIVVMLKGRKSAYRVTAGAFTLMGAVLFLQVVLGIMTVLHGAPLALGLAHQVGAVALFVAILHARFLSQYPKSQSVREAR; encoded by the coding sequence ATGGCGCAGAAACGCAGCATTTTCGAGGAGGTGACGACGGATGAGAAACCCGCCGCCGCGCCGCGGGGCGGACTCATCGAAAAGGGCCGCGGCGGCGCGCGCCGGGGCATCCGCCTCTGGCTTCTGGTGATCTTCGCGCTCGTCATGGCGATGATCGCGGTGGGCGGGCTGACGCGGCTCACCGATTCCGGCCTCTCGATCACCGAATGGAAGCCCGTGACCGGGGCGATCCCGCCGATGGACGAGGCCGCCTGGCAGTCGGAATTCGAGAAATACCAGCAAATCCCCGAATACCAGATCCAGAACGCGGGCATGACGCTGTCGGAGTTCAAGTCGATCTACTGGTGGGAATGGGGCCATCGCCAGCTCGGCCGGGTGATCGGCCTCGTGTGGGCCGTCGGATATGCCGGCTTCGCCCTGGCGCGCCGGGTGCCGGCGGGCTGGCACAGGCGCCTGATCCTGATCGGCGCGCTCGGCGGGCTTCAGGGCGCGATCGGCTGGTGGATGGTGTCCTCGGGGCTCGAGGGCGAAAGGCTCGACGTCGCCTCCTACCGGCTGGCGACCCATCTCGGCCTCGCCTTCGTCATCCTCGGGTTCATCGCCTGGTATGTCTTCCTTCTGGGGCGCAGCGAGCCGGAGCTGATGCAGGCCCGGCGCGCGCGCGACGGCAAGCTCTTCGGCATGTCCACGGGCATGCTGCACCTCGCCTTCCTCCAGATCCTCCTCGGCGCCCTCGTCGCCGGCATCGACGCGGGCCGCGGCTATACGGACTGGCCGCTGATGGGCGGGCAGGTGCTGCCGCCCGATCCGTTCGACCTCGCGCCGGTCTGGCGCAATTTCTTCGAGAATCCCGCGCTGGTGCAGTTCATCCACCGCTGCGTCGGCTATCTTCTGTTCGCCTATGGGATCGTCGTCATGCTCAAGGGCCGCAAATCGGCCTATCGCGTGACGGCGGGGGCGTTCACGCTCATGGGAGCGGTGCTGTTCCTTCAGGTCGTGCTCGGGATCATGACCGTGCTGCACGGCGCGCCGCTGGCGCTCGGGCTCGCGCATCAGGTGGGGGCGGTGGCGCTGTTCGTCGCGATCCTGCACGCACGCTTCCTCAGCCAGTATCCGAAATCCCAATCCGTCCGGGAGGCCCGCTGA
- a CDS encoding aspartate/glutamate racemase family protein, with amino-acid sequence MERQVHVRVVSPITTLGFRRKDTLKSLEAPGLTVSATQISRGPGSIESEYETAMAVPDTVVRIVEAEREGVDACIIDCMGDPGLRAAREAVTIPVLGPCQTGLHVAAMLGQKFSVLTVLPRLIPQFENAAALAGLPSRLASVRSLDIPVLSLEDDLAATQSALVDEAQRAVEQDGAHAVVFGCTGLMGCAAGLRAGLLARGIDIPVIDPIPTAVNIAVALVRSDLSHSTLTFPLPPVKPMPGYDMPDLHTKAAE; translated from the coding sequence ATGGAACGTCAGGTTCATGTTCGTGTCGTGTCGCCAATTACCACGCTTGGTTTTCGCCGAAAGGACACACTCAAGAGCCTCGAGGCGCCGGGGCTGACGGTTTCGGCCACGCAGATTTCCAGGGGACCGGGGTCGATCGAAAGCGAATACGAAACCGCGATGGCGGTTCCGGACACTGTGGTCCGGATCGTCGAGGCCGAGCGCGAAGGGGTGGACGCCTGTATCATCGACTGCATGGGCGATCCCGGTCTGCGCGCCGCACGGGAGGCGGTGACCATTCCGGTACTGGGCCCCTGTCAGACCGGCCTGCATGTGGCGGCGATGCTGGGACAGAAGTTTTCGGTCCTCACTGTGCTGCCGCGCCTGATCCCGCAGTTCGAAAACGCTGCGGCCTTGGCGGGTCTCCCGTCGCGCCTGGCCTCGGTGCGATCTCTCGACATTCCCGTGCTGTCGCTGGAAGACGATCTCGCCGCCACGCAATCGGCGCTGGTGGATGAGGCGCAGCGGGCGGTGGAGCAGGACGGGGCACATGCGGTGGTCTTCGGCTGCACCGGCCTTATGGGCTGTGCGGCCGGGTTGCGGGCCGGACTGCTCGCGCGGGGGATAGACATTCCGGTGATCGACCCGATCCCGACGGCAGTGAACATCGCCGTGGCGCTGGTGCGCAGCGATCTCAGTCATTCGACCCTGACATTCCCGCTGCCGCCGGTCAAGCCGATGCCGGGCTACGACATGCCCGATCTGCATACGAAAGCGGCGGAGTGA
- a CDS encoding ABC transporter ATP-binding protein: MSDIRLEQLTKTYAEAVAVEAVTLHIEEGEFYALLGPSGCGKSTTLRMVAGFVKPSAGRIVIGGEDVTALPPEKRDVGIVFQNYAIFPHMTVAENIAFGLKLRKRSRMEIDTAVKAAVAQVGLTGFEDRYQRNLSGGQQQRVALARVLVTRPRILLLDEPLSALDKALREEMKFWIKSLQQELGITTIYVTHDQDEALTMSDRIGVMRGGRVEQSGTPTQIYEDPSTLFVTTFIGQSNVLNGTCLEAADGRASLQLADQVLMAGVRHHIPKGTAVRLVIRPENVLMGAEAEEAGVPVMQARVLGETYQGATVRYRLDLAGQEVVAERQNQVHLVRWQPGEFVNIGWSPVRARLLPAG; encoded by the coding sequence GTGTCCGACATCCGGCTCGAACAACTGACCAAGACCTATGCGGAGGCCGTTGCGGTCGAAGCCGTAACGCTGCATATCGAGGAGGGCGAGTTCTATGCGCTGCTCGGTCCCTCGGGCTGCGGCAAATCGACGACCCTGCGGATGGTGGCAGGCTTTGTCAAACCCTCCGCCGGGCGGATCGTCATTGGCGGCGAGGATGTGACGGCGCTGCCTCCCGAAAAGCGCGATGTCGGTATTGTGTTCCAGAATTATGCGATTTTCCCGCATATGACCGTGGCCGAGAACATCGCCTTCGGTCTGAAGCTGCGCAAGCGGTCGCGGATGGAGATCGACACGGCGGTGAAGGCCGCGGTGGCGCAGGTGGGCCTCACGGGGTTCGAGGATCGTTACCAGCGGAACTTGTCGGGTGGGCAGCAGCAGCGCGTGGCGCTGGCGCGAGTCCTGGTGACGAGGCCGCGCATCCTGCTTCTGGACGAGCCGCTCTCGGCACTCGACAAGGCGCTGCGGGAAGAAATGAAGTTCTGGATAAAGAGCCTTCAGCAAGAACTTGGTATCACGACGATTTATGTCACTCACGATCAGGACGAGGCACTTACGATGTCGGATCGGATCGGGGTGATGCGTGGGGGCCGTGTCGAGCAAAGCGGTACGCCGACACAAATATACGAGGATCCGTCCACCCTGTTCGTCACCACCTTTATCGGACAGTCCAATGTTCTGAATGGCACCTGCCTCGAAGCCGCCGATGGCCGGGCGTCCCTGCAACTCGCGGATCAGGTTCTGATGGCGGGTGTCAGGCATCACATTCCGAAGGGAACCGCGGTCCGGCTGGTGATCCGTCCGGAGAATGTATTGATGGGGGCCGAGGCCGAGGAGGCGGGTGTGCCGGTGATGCAGGCGCGCGTCCTGGGGGAGACCTATCAGGGGGCGACGGTGCGCTACCGCCTCGATCTGGCGGGGCAGGAGGTGGTGGCCGAGCGCCAGAACCAGGTGCACCTGGTCCGGTGGCAGCCCGGCGAGTTTGTGAATATCGGCTGGTCGCCCGTCCGCGCGCGTCTTCTGCCGGCCGGTTGA
- a CDS encoding nitroreductase family protein — MPRTFPERRPPFRERLRLLTELIGNNLYDAGRFWRASFTDAAKTRENLRARIAIGLHFLEYGMSLRDTVQGRGLDRAQQLAEDVDTYLASFGPDATTEIALRTLESYLRHNAGAELDLSRLTEVVEGYAALERNGLRGGSEEVSAEDIRARGRMDFLSFAEARHSIRNYAPGPVPADSIERAVQVAQQSPSSCNRQTCRARIWTRPDACARILALQSGNRGFGDQLGGVAVITSDLAHWEQATERYQGWIDGGLFAMSFVYGLHAEGLGAVMLNWSECKGRDRELRRLIGLPESELIVTLIGFGNLPDTLRVPVSQRKPLSYAASFDQPLAE, encoded by the coding sequence ATGCCCCGGACCTTTCCCGAACGCCGACCGCCCTTTCGCGAGCGCTTACGCCTTCTTACGGAACTGATTGGCAACAACCTGTACGACGCAGGCCGGTTCTGGCGCGCGTCCTTTACCGATGCGGCCAAGACGCGGGAAAACCTGCGGGCGCGCATTGCCATCGGTCTGCATTTCCTGGAATACGGCATGTCGCTTCGTGATACGGTGCAGGGCCGGGGGCTGGACCGGGCACAGCAACTCGCCGAGGATGTCGACACCTATCTGGCGAGCTTCGGACCCGACGCCACGACTGAAATCGCGCTGCGCACGCTGGAAAGCTACCTGCGACACAACGCGGGCGCCGAACTGGACCTGAGCCGCCTGACGGAGGTGGTGGAGGGATATGCAGCGCTCGAACGCAACGGGCTGCGCGGCGGCAGCGAAGAGGTGAGCGCCGAAGACATCCGGGCCCGCGGCAGGATGGACTTCCTGAGCTTTGCCGAGGCCCGCCACTCCATCCGCAACTATGCGCCCGGCCCCGTCCCCGCCGATTCCATAGAACGCGCGGTGCAGGTAGCCCAGCAATCGCCGTCCTCCTGCAATCGCCAAACCTGCCGCGCCCGCATCTGGACCCGGCCGGACGCCTGTGCCCGCATCCTCGCATTGCAGTCCGGCAATCGCGGCTTCGGAGACCAGCTTGGCGGCGTGGCGGTCATCACCTCCGACCTGGCGCACTGGGAGCAGGCGACGGAGCGCTACCAGGGCTGGATCGATGGCGGTCTGTTCGCCATGAGCTTCGTCTACGGGCTTCATGCCGAAGGACTTGGTGCGGTCATGCTCAACTGGTCGGAGTGCAAGGGACGCGACCGCGAGCTCCGCCGCCTGATCGGTCTGCCAGAGAGCGAACTGATCGTCACGCTGATCGGTTTCGGCAACCTGCCCGATACACTGCGCGTGCCGGTCTCGCAGCGCAAACCCCTGTCATATGCGGCCAGCTTCGATCAGCCGCTTGCGGAATGA
- a CDS encoding thiamine phosphate synthase, with the protein MPEPGKDLPQIYLLTPTAFDPESFAPRLAAVLEAHPVACVRLALASKDEYELGRAADACREVCHARDVAIVIESHVGLAERHGLDGVHLTDGPRSIRKVRKVLGEDAIVGAFCGASRHDGMTAGEIGADYVAFGPVGETGLGDGTRADRELFEWWSAMIEVPVVAEGALSADLVRDLAPVTDFFAIGDEIWSQDDPVGALGALIAAMG; encoded by the coding sequence ATGCCCGAGCCGGGAAAAGACCTGCCGCAGATCTACCTGCTGACCCCCACCGCCTTCGACCCCGAGAGCTTCGCCCCCCGGCTCGCCGCCGTGCTCGAGGCCCATCCCGTCGCCTGCGTGCGCCTCGCGCTCGCCTCGAAGGACGAATACGAGCTCGGCCGCGCCGCCGACGCCTGCCGCGAGGTCTGTCACGCCCGCGACGTGGCCATCGTGATCGAAAGCCACGTCGGCCTCGCCGAACGCCACGGGCTCGACGGCGTGCACCTCACCGACGGCCCCCGGTCGATCCGCAAGGTGCGGAAGGTCCTGGGCGAGGATGCCATCGTCGGCGCCTTCTGCGGCGCATCGCGGCACGACGGCATGACCGCGGGCGAGATCGGCGCGGATTACGTCGCCTTCGGGCCGGTGGGCGAGACCGGTCTCGGAGACGGCACGCGGGCGGATCGCGAGCTGTTCGAATGGTGGTCGGCGATGATCGAGGTGCCGGTAGTGGCCGAGGGCGCGCTGTCGGCCGATCTGGTGCGCGATCTCGCCCCGGTGACCGATTTCTTCGCCATCGGGGACGAAATCTGGTCTCAGGACGATCCGGTCGGGGCCTTGGGCGCGCTGATCGCCGCGATGGGATGA
- a CDS encoding ABC transporter permease — protein MNEINPVPFAFRLLAGLALLVLLVPVAIVVMAGLNSGEYLTFPPEGISLRWVKGFFVSPTFLPAFKLSFGLALVTTLVSTVLGTLAAVFLTRTRSRARELLRGLFILPVILPGVVLGLALYVFYIWTDIGLARSLTGLLIGHVLVTMPFVIATVTASLVDFDLSIEEAARALGATAAQAFVKVTLPNIASGITAGTIFAFIVSFGQFELTLFLSTPDLQTLPIAMYTSLRYAFEPTAAAAGIFAIFLVTVSTLLTSRLVNLKKMLRRR, from the coding sequence ATGAACGAGATCAATCCCGTTCCGTTTGCTTTTCGGCTGCTCGCCGGGCTCGCGCTTCTGGTCCTGCTCGTGCCGGTGGCCATCGTAGTGATGGCAGGGCTGAACTCCGGAGAATATCTGACTTTCCCGCCCGAGGGGATCTCGTTGCGCTGGGTGAAAGGATTCTTTGTCTCGCCCACATTCCTTCCGGCGTTCAAGCTGTCCTTCGGGCTGGCGCTGGTCACGACGCTGGTATCCACTGTGCTGGGCACCTTGGCGGCGGTGTTCCTGACCCGCACGAGGAGCAGGGCGCGGGAACTCCTCCGGGGTCTGTTCATCCTGCCCGTCATCCTGCCTGGAGTGGTTTTGGGGCTGGCACTCTATGTGTTCTACATCTGGACGGATATCGGCCTTGCCCGTAGCCTGACTGGCCTGCTGATCGGTCACGTCCTGGTCACGATGCCTTTCGTGATTGCCACGGTCACCGCATCGCTGGTGGATTTCGATCTTTCCATCGAAGAGGCGGCGCGCGCCTTGGGTGCCACTGCGGCGCAGGCATTCGTCAAGGTCACCCTGCCTAACATCGCGTCCGGCATCACCGCCGGCACGATCTTCGCCTTCATCGTCAGCTTCGGCCAGTTCGAACTGACGCTGTTCCTGTCCACTCCCGATCTGCAAACCCTGCCGATCGCCATGTACACCTCGCTGCGCTACGCCTTCGAACCTACGGCCGCGGCGGCGGGGATCTTTGCAATCTTTCTCGTCACCGTTTCGACATTGCTCACGTCCCGCCTCGTCAACCTCAAGAAAATGTTGCGCCGGCGTTGA
- a CDS encoding ABC transporter substrate-binding protein — MTMSNKGLSRRSLLRTGAAAAGVSLFNINHAWSQDVTYDGDVFDAGGAVLNLAEWGGYWQETQNALLLDRFQKDFNCQIRYDSTFPWFPKFVAGGAEHPPVDLANWNMPEMFKTSAAGDYFMDVEEIKANVPNTAKLWDFASQTGVGVTWAFSRYCYVYRTDTGVTPAGFKDFWLQDYAGKRGTYITSNTLQMMFFMAAAAAFGEGETDFAAGYQAMRDAMPMKISDFTGNMATLVERGEVEIAVQSDAEALLQKEKGVPVDLYYWDEYKGILTQTKTISKYADPMSKKLSFALLDRYLDADYQTAFADTFWMRPSNREAVIPEKMAALGVVNSADATDGLHIPDWQAYLDEEIDIVETVNEIFGS; from the coding sequence ATGACGATGTCCAACAAGGGCCTCAGCCGACGTAGCCTGCTCAGGACCGGCGCCGCCGCCGCCGGGGTCAGTCTGTTCAATATCAATCACGCCTGGTCGCAGGATGTGACCTATGACGGCGACGTCTTTGACGCGGGCGGCGCCGTGCTGAACCTGGCCGAATGGGGCGGCTATTGGCAGGAGACGCAGAACGCGCTGCTGCTCGATCGATTCCAGAAGGACTTCAACTGCCAGATCCGCTATGACAGCACCTTTCCCTGGTTTCCGAAATTCGTCGCTGGCGGGGCGGAGCATCCGCCCGTCGATCTGGCCAACTGGAACATGCCTGAAATGTTCAAGACCTCCGCGGCGGGCGACTATTTCATGGATGTGGAAGAGATCAAGGCAAACGTGCCGAATACCGCCAAGCTGTGGGACTTCGCCTCGCAGACGGGGGTCGGCGTGACGTGGGCTTTCTCGCGCTATTGCTACGTCTATCGGACGGACACGGGCGTGACGCCGGCGGGTTTCAAGGATTTTTGGCTGCAGGACTACGCCGGAAAGCGCGGCACCTACATCACCTCCAACACGTTGCAGATGATGTTCTTCATGGCGGCCGCGGCAGCCTTCGGTGAGGGCGAGACGGATTTCGCGGCCGGATATCAGGCGATGCGCGATGCCATGCCGATGAAGATTTCCGATTTCACGGGCAACATGGCGACGCTGGTGGAGCGCGGCGAGGTCGAGATCGCGGTGCAGTCCGATGCCGAGGCTCTGTTGCAGAAGGAAAAGGGCGTTCCGGTCGATCTCTATTATTGGGATGAGTACAAGGGCATCCTGACGCAGACCAAGACGATCAGCAAATATGCCGATCCGATGAGCAAGAAGCTCAGCTTTGCGCTGCTCGATCGCTACCTCGACGCCGACTACCAGACCGCCTTTGCCGACACGTTCTGGATGCGTCCCTCGAACCGGGAGGCCGTGATCCCCGAGAAGATGGCCGCGCTTGGCGTGGTCAACAGTGCGGATGCGACCGACGGTCTGCATATCCCCGACTGGCAGGCGTACCTGGACGAAGAAATCGACATCGTCGAAACCGTGAACGAGATCTTCGGATCGTGA
- a CDS encoding RNA methyltransferase, protein MSEPLAGPAPAFILVRPQMGENIGGAARAMWNFGLDRMRVVAPRDGWPNPKAVAMASGAGRLLDEAGHFGSVREAVADCDYVFATTARMRGITKPVMTPERAMEHARALAAQGRRVGVMFGPERAGLENEDVVEANAIVTVPVNPLFPSLNLAQAVLLMAYEWGRQTSEAAPEVTEMAKTDWAGHLEVEKLGDHYEEALEQAGFFFPPEKAEGMKLVLRNLWSRMPLTKSDVQVFHGMMRQMRRWKERG, encoded by the coding sequence ATGTCCGAACCGCTCGCGGGGCCTGCGCCCGCCTTCATCCTCGTGCGTCCGCAGATGGGCGAGAATATCGGCGGGGCCGCGCGGGCGATGTGGAATTTCGGTCTCGACCGGATGCGCGTCGTGGCGCCGCGCGACGGCTGGCCCAACCCGAAGGCGGTGGCGATGGCCTCGGGCGCCGGGCGGCTTCTGGACGAGGCGGGGCATTTCGGGTCCGTGCGCGAGGCGGTGGCGGATTGCGACTATGTCTTTGCCACCACGGCGCGGATGCGGGGGATTACCAAACCCGTGATGACGCCCGAACGCGCGATGGAACATGCCCGCGCGCTCGCCGCGCAGGGGCGCAGGGTCGGCGTGATGTTCGGCCCGGAACGCGCGGGCCTCGAGAACGAGGATGTGGTGGAGGCGAATGCGATCGTCACCGTGCCGGTCAACCCGCTCTTTCCCTCGCTCAACCTCGCGCAGGCGGTGCTGCTGATGGCCTATGAATGGGGGCGGCAGACGAGCGAGGCCGCGCCCGAGGTGACGGAAATGGCCAAGACCGACTGGGCCGGTCATCTCGAGGTCGAAAAGCTCGGGGATCACTACGAGGAGGCGCTGGAGCAGGCGGGATTCTTCTTTCCGCCGGAAAAGGCCGAGGGCATGAAGCTCGTGCTGCGCAACCTCTGGAGCCGGATGCCGCTCACGAAATCGGACGTGCAGGTGTTCCACGGCATGATGCGCCAGATGAGGCGGTGGAAGGAGCGGGGATGA
- a CDS encoding SH3 domain-containing protein has product MTRLTRKLTACALGGALLAAPFAAGAQSVNQNYIGSNAPQAYQDAANPQGDYVVRGVTLNARSGPGTGYSAVRTFAPGTVLYELDRQGNWVQVVPTPNANPLWVSASYLSPVTAPRVVTPRPLDQGRPYDGPYPLVIQNN; this is encoded by the coding sequence ATGACCCGACTGACCCGCAAGCTGACCGCCTGTGCCCTCGGCGGGGCGCTTCTCGCCGCCCCCTTCGCCGCCGGGGCGCAGAGCGTGAACCAGAACTACATCGGCTCGAACGCGCCGCAGGCCTATCAGGACGCGGCCAATCCGCAGGGCGACTATGTCGTGCGCGGCGTGACGCTCAACGCCCGGTCCGGCCCCGGCACCGGATATTCTGCGGTGCGCACCTTCGCGCCGGGCACGGTGCTCTACGAGCTCGACCGCCAGGGCAACTGGGTGCAGGTGGTGCCGACGCCGAACGCGAACCCGCTCTGGGTCTCGGCCTCCTACCTCTCGCCGGTGACGGCCCCGCGGGTGGTGACCCCGCGGCCGCTCGACCAGGGGCGGCCCTATGACGGGCCCTATCCGCTGGTGATCCAGAACAACTGA
- a CDS encoding PaaI family thioesterase, whose translation MKNVTDRAALGAFLAAEFGEVADILGVESVSEEAVTLRLTPDARHLRPGGTVSGPSMFLLADVAIYLAILAKLGPVALAVTTNAHIDFMRKPAAGVPLLGEARLMKLGRSLAVGQATIRNPDEAAILAHASMTYSIPPVR comes from the coding sequence ATGAAGAACGTGACGGACAGGGCGGCGCTTGGCGCCTTCCTCGCCGCGGAGTTCGGCGAGGTCGCCGACATTCTCGGCGTCGAGTCGGTGAGCGAGGAGGCGGTGACGCTGCGGCTCACGCCGGATGCGCGGCATCTGAGGCCCGGCGGCACCGTGTCGGGGCCGTCGATGTTCCTGCTCGCGGATGTGGCGATCTACCTCGCGATCCTCGCGAAACTCGGCCCGGTCGCGCTCGCGGTCACGACCAACGCGCATATCGACTTCATGCGCAAGCCCGCCGCGGGGGTGCCGCTACTGGGCGAGGCGCGGCTCATGAAGCTCGGGCGGAGCCTCGCGGTGGGGCAGGCGACGATCCGCAATCCGGACGAGGCGGCGATCCTCGCCCATGCCTCGATGACCTATTCGATCCCGCCGGTGCGTTAG